The following proteins are encoded in a genomic region of Vibrio spartinae:
- a CDS encoding protein adenylyltransferase SelO has product MSLWQQLPISHRYAALPQSFYTRVMPTPVDNPRWVTWNAPLAASFGLGETPDDIWQQIFSKGAMPDYFQPLAMKYAGHQFGAYNPALGDGRGLLFGAIADHQGRWFDVHLKGAGLTPYSRMGDGRAVLRSTIREYLGSEAMAALGNQTTRALGMMVSDTPVYRERVEQGALLIRLAETHIRFGHFEHFFYTGQHDDLRLLADKVVEWHFPELESLSASPREPVYLAMFEQIIKRTAGMIAFWQAYGFAHGVMNTDNMSILGQTFDYGPFAFLDDYDPHFICNHSDYQGRYAFDMQPGIGWWNLTALAQALTPLVDKGELETALQTYTVQLNQEYSRLIRSKLGLQQRRDGDSELCDALLKLMADNRVDYTLFFRRLSCLDQQPPELVTSLFENQAAAQPWLRQYLARCEQETDSTGQVRTVAQRCQLMRQVNPKYILRNYLAQQVIEAAEQGDFQPLEQLITVLRAPYDEQPQHQHYAELPPAWGKCLEISCSS; this is encoded by the coding sequence ATGTCTCTTTGGCAACAATTACCGATCAGCCACCGTTATGCTGCACTGCCGCAAAGCTTTTACACTCGGGTGATGCCGACCCCCGTGGATAATCCGCGTTGGGTGACTTGGAATGCACCTTTAGCCGCCAGTTTCGGTCTCGGTGAAACGCCTGATGATATCTGGCAACAGATTTTTTCCAAAGGTGCAATGCCTGATTATTTTCAACCGTTGGCAATGAAGTATGCGGGACATCAATTTGGTGCCTATAACCCGGCACTGGGGGATGGGCGAGGATTGTTATTCGGTGCGATTGCGGATCATCAAGGGCGGTGGTTTGATGTCCATCTTAAAGGCGCGGGCCTGACGCCTTATTCCCGGATGGGGGATGGCCGGGCCGTATTACGCTCTACGATTCGTGAATATCTTGGTAGTGAAGCAATGGCTGCACTGGGGAATCAAACGACCCGGGCGCTGGGGATGATGGTCAGTGATACACCCGTGTATCGTGAACGTGTTGAGCAGGGGGCTTTGCTGATTCGTCTGGCTGAAACCCATATCCGCTTCGGCCATTTTGAACACTTTTTCTATACCGGACAGCATGATGATTTACGCTTGCTGGCAGACAAAGTCGTTGAATGGCATTTCCCGGAACTTGAATCATTATCTGCATCACCGCGAGAGCCGGTATATCTGGCGATGTTCGAGCAAATCATTAAACGGACTGCCGGGATGATCGCTTTCTGGCAAGCTTACGGCTTTGCGCATGGGGTGATGAATACCGACAACATGTCGATTCTCGGACAGACTTTCGATTACGGGCCATTTGCGTTTCTGGATGATTATGATCCCCATTTTATCTGTAATCATTCCGATTATCAGGGGCGTTATGCGTTTGATATGCAACCGGGGATAGGCTGGTGGAACCTGACTGCATTGGCGCAGGCATTGACCCCGCTGGTTGATAAAGGTGAACTGGAAACTGCGTTGCAAACCTATACCGTGCAACTCAATCAGGAATACAGTCGTTTGATACGCAGTAAACTCGGATTGCAACAGCGTCGGGACGGAGATAGTGAGCTGTGTGATGCGCTGCTCAAACTCATGGCAGACAACCGGGTGGACTATACGCTGTTTTTCCGGCGACTCTCATGTTTGGATCAACAACCGCCTGAATTGGTTACATCACTATTTGAGAACCAAGCGGCGGCACAGCCGTGGTTACGACAGTACCTTGCGCGTTGTGAACAAGAGACTGATTCGACGGGGCAGGTGCGGACTGTTGCGCAGCGCTGCCAGTTGATGCGTCAGGTCAACCCCAAATATATTCTCCGTAACTATCTTGCCCAGCAAGTGATTGAAGCTGCTGAACAGGGTGATTTTCAACCGTTAGAGCAATTGATCACGGTTTTAAGGGCCCCCTATGATGAACAGCCGCAGCATCAACATTACGCGGAGTTACCGCCCGCATGGGGGAAATGTCTCGAAATCAGTTGTTCGTCATAA
- a CDS encoding TRAP transporter substrate-binding protein, whose amino-acid sequence MFKPFTLLTVSILAATSFNAAASEGCDPGETVIKFSHVTNTDKHPKGIAAALLAKRVNKEMDGKVCMEVFPNSTLYDDNKVLEALLNGDVQLAAPSLSKFEKFTKKYRIFDLPFLFDDVAAVDRFQNSAAGDKLKNAMKRRGLQGLAFWHNGMKQLSANKPLIYPKDAKGLKFRVQASDVLVAQFEQLGANPQKMSFKEVYGGLQSGVIDGQENTWSNIYGKKFFEVQDGITETNHGILDYLVVTSTKFWDNLPDDVRNQFAQILKEVTATRNAESTQVNLTNRQNIIDAGGVVRTLTPAQREQWVEVLKPVWKKFEKNIGHDLIEDALAANKK is encoded by the coding sequence ATGTTCAAGCCTTTCACATTACTGACTGTATCGATACTCGCTGCGACCAGCTTCAACGCTGCTGCTTCTGAAGGCTGTGACCCGGGTGAAACCGTGATTAAATTCAGCCATGTCACCAATACAGACAAACACCCGAAAGGGATTGCCGCGGCTTTGCTTGCCAAGCGAGTCAATAAAGAGATGGACGGCAAAGTTTGTATGGAAGTTTTTCCAAACTCAACACTGTATGATGATAACAAAGTCTTGGAAGCCCTTTTAAATGGCGATGTTCAACTCGCAGCTCCTTCTCTTTCCAAGTTTGAAAAATTCACCAAAAAATACCGTATATTCGATTTGCCATTTTTGTTTGACGACGTTGCAGCGGTTGACCGTTTCCAGAATTCTGCTGCCGGAGATAAGCTGAAAAATGCGATGAAGCGCCGTGGATTGCAGGGGCTGGCATTTTGGCATAATGGCATGAAACAGTTGTCTGCCAATAAGCCACTGATTTATCCAAAAGATGCGAAAGGGCTGAAATTCCGTGTTCAGGCTTCAGATGTTTTGGTTGCTCAATTTGAACAGCTTGGTGCCAATCCACAGAAAATGTCCTTCAAAGAAGTATACGGTGGGTTACAGAGCGGAGTTATCGATGGTCAGGAAAACACGTGGTCAAACATTTACGGTAAGAAATTCTTCGAAGTGCAAGATGGGATTACTGAAACCAACCATGGCATCCTGGATTACCTCGTTGTGACATCCACGAAGTTCTGGGACAACCTGCCTGACGATGTGCGGAATCAGTTTGCACAGATTCTCAAGGAAGTCACTGCAACACGAAATGCAGAATCAACCCAAGTCAACCTGACCAACCGTCAGAACATCATCGATGCCGGTGGGGTCGTGCGGACACTGACGCCTGCTCAGCGTGAACAATGGGTTGAAGTACTGAAACCGGTCTGGAAGAAATTCGAGAAAAATATCGGTCATGATCTGATCGAAGATGCACTCGCAGCAAACAAGAAGTAA